A single window of Nocardioides baekrokdamisoli DNA harbors:
- a CDS encoding ArsR/SmtB family transcription factor: MNDPLSAAAEPTRRRILQLLARGPRTVGQISAEFTVTRSAISQHLLLLAGVGLVEAEKVGRERHYRVVPSGLRALQAEIDRFWTDELDQLVADAHEMRKHA; encoded by the coding sequence GTGAACGACCCGCTGAGTGCAGCTGCGGAGCCGACCAGGCGTCGGATCCTGCAGTTGTTGGCTCGGGGGCCCCGCACGGTCGGTCAGATCAGCGCGGAGTTCACCGTCACCCGCTCGGCCATCTCCCAACACCTCCTCCTGCTCGCCGGAGTGGGGCTGGTCGAGGCCGAGAAGGTCGGGCGCGAACGGCACTACCGAGTCGTGCCGTCCGGTCTGCGAGCGCTGCAGGCCGAGATCGATCGTTTCTGGACCGACGAGCTCGACCAGCTCGTCGCCGATGCTCACGAGATGAGGAAACACGCATGA
- a CDS encoding aminotransferase class I/II-fold pyridoxal phosphate-dependent enzyme, producing the protein MTLSQRLHGIPPTIFTEISALAVRTGAVNLGQGFPDEDGPATVLEAAARAMRDGANQYPPGPGIPVLREALARHQQRTYGLELDPFSQVVVTTGATEAIAAAILGLINPGDEVLVLEPYYDSYAATIQMAGGVRRTVPLRAPDFRLDPQEFAAAVTPRTKAILLNTPHNPTGTVLSADELRAIRDLAVAHDLIVISDEVYEHLTYETPHTPIATLPGMAERTLTISSLGKSYSLTGWKVGWATGPQHLVAATLSAKQWLTFTTASPLQHAAAYALDSEPTWPDHLRDELHEKRDRLVSGLNGLGIPTTTPQGTYFAVSDVRTLGWSDGDAFARTLPDRAGVACIPLKGFHDSDAGATLVRWAFCKKYDVVDGALERLARADLSAV; encoded by the coding sequence ATGACTCTGTCGCAGCGTCTGCACGGTATCCCGCCGACGATCTTCACCGAGATCTCGGCGTTGGCCGTACGCACCGGGGCGGTCAACCTGGGCCAGGGATTCCCGGATGAGGACGGACCGGCGACGGTCCTCGAGGCAGCCGCAAGGGCGATGCGCGACGGTGCGAACCAGTACCCACCCGGTCCGGGCATCCCGGTGTTGCGGGAGGCGCTCGCACGCCACCAGCAGCGGACGTACGGGCTCGAACTCGACCCGTTCTCGCAGGTCGTGGTCACCACCGGTGCCACCGAGGCGATCGCCGCCGCGATCCTGGGGCTGATCAATCCGGGCGATGAGGTGCTGGTCCTCGAGCCGTACTACGACTCGTACGCCGCAACGATCCAGATGGCCGGCGGCGTCCGACGGACAGTGCCACTGCGCGCACCCGACTTCCGGCTCGATCCCCAGGAGTTCGCCGCGGCCGTGACGCCGCGTACGAAGGCAATCCTGCTCAACACCCCGCACAACCCGACCGGCACCGTCCTGTCGGCCGACGAACTGCGAGCGATCCGCGACCTCGCCGTCGCGCACGACCTGATCGTGATCAGCGACGAGGTGTACGAACACCTCACCTACGAGACACCGCACACGCCGATCGCCACCCTGCCCGGCATGGCCGAACGGACGCTGACGATCTCGAGCCTCGGCAAGTCGTACTCACTCACCGGTTGGAAGGTCGGTTGGGCCACCGGTCCGCAGCACCTCGTCGCCGCCACGCTGTCAGCCAAGCAGTGGCTCACCTTCACCACCGCGAGTCCCCTGCAGCACGCCGCGGCGTACGCCCTCGACAGCGAACCGACCTGGCCTGACCACCTGCGCGACGAGCTCCACGAGAAGCGGGACCGCCTCGTGTCCGGGCTCAACGGCCTCGGCATCCCGACGACAACTCCTCAAGGCACCTACTTCGCCGTGTCCGACGTCAGGACGCTCGGCTGGAGCGACGGCGACGCGTTCGCGCGTACGCTCCCCGACCGAGCCGGAGTGGCCTGCATCCCACTGAAGGGATTCCACGATTCCGACGCCGGCGCAACTCTGGTGCGGTGGGCCTTCTGCAAGAAGTACGACGTGGTCGACGGTGCGCTCGAACGCCTCGCGAGGGCTGATCTCAGCGCTGTTTGA
- a CDS encoding type II toxin-antitoxin system Phd/YefM family antitoxin, giving the protein MTAATVGAYEAKTHLPALLARVEAGETVTITRHGHPVAKLVPISDVRMSDAEWEALLARRSTTKVLNPGETMRDLIHEGHRV; this is encoded by the coding sequence ATGACCGCAGCAACCGTGGGCGCCTATGAAGCGAAGACCCATCTGCCCGCCCTCTTGGCACGGGTGGAAGCAGGCGAGACCGTCACCATCACCCGGCACGGCCACCCGGTCGCGAAGTTGGTCCCGATCAGCGACGTACGCATGAGCGATGCCGAGTGGGAAGCCCTGCTCGCGCGGCGCTCAACCACCAAGGTGCTGAACCCGGGCGAGACAATGCGCGACCTCATTCACGAGGGCCACCGGGTTTGA
- the pyrE gene encoding orotate phosphoribosyltransferase, which translates to MTDASLAADINATCRLHGTFTLRSGKVSDTYFDKYLFEAQPELLERVASRMVELLPEGTELLGGLEMGGIPIATMVSAKTGIPAIFIRKKAKEYGTAKLAEGPDFNGKRVTLIEDVITSGGAVRDAVNELRPAGAIVETVICAIDRSPEPGESLRDVDLEIRSVLTRADLDAAEG; encoded by the coding sequence ATGACCGACGCCTCCCTTGCCGCCGATATCAACGCAACCTGCCGCCTGCACGGCACGTTCACGCTGCGCTCGGGCAAGGTGTCCGACACCTACTTCGACAAATACCTCTTCGAGGCGCAGCCGGAGTTGCTGGAGCGGGTGGCGTCCCGGATGGTCGAACTCCTGCCCGAGGGCACCGAACTGCTCGGCGGTCTCGAGATGGGCGGCATCCCGATCGCCACCATGGTGTCGGCCAAGACCGGGATCCCGGCGATCTTCATCCGCAAGAAGGCCAAGGAGTACGGCACCGCGAAGCTCGCGGAGGGCCCGGACTTCAACGGCAAGCGGGTCACCCTCATCGAGGACGTGATCACCTCGGGCGGTGCAGTCCGCGACGCCGTGAACGAGTTGCGTCCCGCGGGTGCGATCGTCGAGACGGTGATCTGTGCGATCGACCGCTCCCCGGAGCCGGGGGAGTCGCTGCGCGATGTCGACCTCGAGATCCGGTCGGTGTTGACGCGCGCCGATCTGGACGCCGCCGAGGGCTGA
- the fbaA gene encoding class II fructose-bisphosphate aldolase — translation MPIATPEKYAEMLATAKAKGFAFPAINVSSSQTLNAALAGFQAAGSDGIIQISTGGAEYLSGPTIKDMVTGSLAFAAYAAEVAKSYSVNIALHTDHCPKDKLDGFVRPLLAASAERVSQGGLPYFQSHMWDGSAVPLDENLRIAEDLLTKSKAANVVLEIEVGVVGGEEDGIVGAIDEKLYTTPEDALATVEALGLEGYLTALTFGNVHGVYKPGNVKLRPEILKDAQAAIVAKYGSAAGDKPLSLVFHGGSGSTPEEIAAAVSYGVVKMNIDTDTQYAFTRPVAAHMFNNYDGVLKVDGEVGDKKAYDPRAYGKAAEAGMAARVVEGAQNLLSAGQTIG, via the coding sequence ATGCCCATCGCAACCCCCGAGAAGTACGCCGAGATGCTGGCCACCGCGAAGGCCAAGGGCTTTGCGTTCCCGGCGATCAACGTCTCCTCCTCGCAGACCCTGAACGCTGCGCTGGCGGGCTTCCAGGCAGCCGGGTCCGACGGCATCATCCAGATCTCCACCGGGGGCGCCGAGTATCTGTCTGGTCCGACAATCAAGGACATGGTCACCGGCTCGCTCGCGTTCGCCGCGTACGCCGCCGAGGTCGCGAAGAGCTACTCGGTCAACATCGCGCTGCACACCGACCACTGCCCCAAGGACAAGCTCGACGGCTTCGTACGTCCGCTGCTCGCTGCCTCGGCCGAGCGGGTGTCGCAGGGCGGTCTGCCGTACTTCCAGTCGCACATGTGGGACGGCTCGGCCGTGCCGCTGGACGAGAACCTGCGGATCGCCGAGGACCTGCTCACGAAGTCGAAGGCCGCGAACGTGGTCCTCGAGATCGAGGTCGGCGTCGTCGGTGGCGAGGAGGACGGCATCGTCGGAGCCATCGACGAGAAGCTCTACACGACCCCTGAGGACGCGCTCGCGACTGTCGAGGCGCTCGGCCTCGAGGGCTACCTGACCGCCCTCACCTTCGGCAACGTGCACGGCGTCTACAAGCCGGGCAACGTCAAGCTCCGCCCGGAGATCCTCAAGGACGCTCAGGCTGCGATCGTCGCCAAGTACGGCTCGGCCGCTGGGGACAAGCCGCTCTCGCTGGTCTTCCACGGCGGCTCCGGCTCGACCCCCGAGGAGATCGCCGCCGCAGTCTCGTACGGGGTGGTGAAGATGAACATCGACACCGACACCCAGTACGCCTTCACGCGTCCGGTCGCCGCGCACATGTTCAACAACTACGACGGCGTCCTGAAGGTCGACGGCGAGGTCGGCGACAAGAAGGCCTACGACCCGCGCGCGTACGGCAAGGCGGCCGAGGCGGGCATGGCAGCTCGCGTCGTCGAGGGAGCCCAGAACTTGCTCAGCGCCGGTCAGACCATCGGCTGA
- a CDS encoding DedA family protein, whose protein sequence is MHDLLIQLPSLSITSWISPDFLLTKFGGDLFWLGIILLVVECGLFFPFLPGDTLLFAMGLFIGVDKIHFLGGHRWVELVGLLVIYTASAFAGNVLGYEIGRKLGPSFYNHTGKIMKREYLDDTQAFFEKHGHSALVIGRFVPLVRTYITVVAGITKMDRRGFFVWSFIGAAGWVASISLIGYFLGKQFPGLGHYIDLITYGLLAVTVVVIGFEFLRKKMQDSKTA, encoded by the coding sequence GTGCACGATCTCCTGATTCAGCTGCCCAGCCTCTCGATCACGAGTTGGATCTCCCCTGACTTCCTGCTGACGAAGTTCGGCGGAGACCTCTTCTGGCTCGGCATCATCCTGCTGGTCGTCGAGTGCGGGCTCTTCTTCCCGTTCCTGCCGGGCGACACCTTGCTGTTCGCGATGGGTCTGTTCATCGGGGTGGACAAGATCCACTTCCTCGGCGGACACCGTTGGGTCGAACTGGTCGGACTGCTGGTGATCTACACCGCGTCCGCCTTCGCCGGGAACGTGCTCGGGTACGAGATCGGCCGAAAACTCGGGCCGTCGTTCTACAACCACACCGGCAAGATCATGAAGCGCGAGTACCTCGACGACACCCAGGCGTTCTTCGAGAAGCACGGTCACTCCGCGCTGGTCATCGGCCGGTTCGTGCCGCTGGTGCGTACGTACATCACCGTCGTAGCGGGCATCACCAAGATGGACCGCCGCGGGTTCTTCGTATGGAGCTTCATCGGCGCGGCCGGCTGGGTCGCCTCGATCTCGCTGATCGGCTACTTCCTCGGCAAGCAGTTCCCGGGCCTGGGCCACTACATCGACCTCATCACGTACGGCCTGCTCGCGGTGACCGTGGTCGTGATCGGCTTCGAGTTCCTGCGGAAGAAGATGCAGGACAGCAAGACCGCCTGA
- a CDS encoding TIGR03086 family metal-binding protein, protein MTFTKSADLPVGLDEAYALVTQPERLRRWQTVAATVDLRVGGEYRWTVTPGHRAAGTFKEIEPGKRVVFGWGWEDGDLAPDASTVTITLEPTDSGTRVTLTHEDLTLEEAAAHAEGWTHFLDRLEKLATTGDAGPDEWAWAPDPIDPLIAAEASLAVLQPILRGLTAEDRPKQTPCEDFDCHGLAEHLMGSLASLGEMAGVTVTRPEAGSLEDKVSVMAAQVITAWLAYDEDMAVGGHLPSSMAQAIISLELLLHGWDLAEASGQQMRVSDELVAYVTELVTPIIVAGRDRGSFKPEVAVSGSGSALDRLAAFAGRTRIEQAA, encoded by the coding sequence ATGACGTTCACCAAGAGCGCCGACCTCCCTGTCGGACTCGACGAGGCGTACGCACTGGTCACCCAGCCCGAGCGGCTTCGCCGCTGGCAGACGGTGGCCGCGACTGTCGACCTGCGCGTCGGCGGCGAATACCGCTGGACCGTGACCCCCGGCCACCGCGCGGCGGGCACCTTCAAGGAGATCGAGCCCGGCAAGCGGGTCGTCTTCGGCTGGGGCTGGGAGGACGGCGACCTGGCACCCGATGCGTCCACCGTGACCATCACATTGGAGCCGACCGACAGCGGGACCCGGGTGACGCTGACCCATGAGGATCTGACCTTGGAGGAAGCTGCGGCTCATGCCGAGGGCTGGACCCACTTCCTCGATCGCCTCGAGAAGCTGGCGACGACCGGCGACGCAGGTCCCGACGAATGGGCCTGGGCGCCGGACCCGATCGACCCGCTGATCGCGGCAGAGGCGTCGCTGGCCGTCCTCCAGCCGATCCTGCGCGGACTGACCGCCGAGGATCGACCGAAGCAGACCCCGTGCGAGGACTTCGACTGCCACGGCCTCGCCGAACACCTCATGGGCAGCCTGGCCTCGCTGGGGGAGATGGCCGGCGTGACGGTCACCCGACCCGAGGCTGGGTCGTTGGAGGACAAGGTGTCCGTGATGGCCGCTCAGGTCATCACGGCCTGGCTCGCGTACGACGAGGACATGGCGGTCGGTGGGCACCTGCCTTCGTCGATGGCGCAGGCGATCATCTCGCTCGAACTGCTGCTGCACGGATGGGACCTTGCCGAGGCGTCGGGTCAGCAGATGCGGGTGAGCGACGAGCTGGTGGCGTACGTGACCGAGCTTGTCACGCCGATCATCGTGGCTGGTCGCGACCGCGGTTCGTTCAAGCCCGAGGTCGCGGTGTCCGGGAGCGGGTCGGCGCTCGACCGATTGGCCGCGTTCGCTGGTCGGACCCGGATCGAGCAGGCGGCCTGA
- a CDS encoding YciI family protein, which translates to MSKFLVLYKSDTTAREQIANGTPEQAQAGMDAWMQWFGKAGDAIVDGGSPVDGGEIGGYSILQADSREALDAVLEGHPHLQIGTIEVAEFLAMPGM; encoded by the coding sequence ATGAGCAAGTTCCTCGTTCTGTACAAGTCCGACACGACTGCTCGCGAGCAGATCGCGAACGGCACCCCCGAGCAGGCCCAGGCTGGCATGGACGCGTGGATGCAGTGGTTCGGCAAGGCTGGCGACGCGATCGTCGACGGCGGCTCGCCGGTCGACGGTGGCGAGATCGGTGGCTACTCGATCCTGCAGGCCGACTCGCGCGAGGCCCTCGACGCGGTCCTTGAAGGCCACCCGCACCTGCAGATCGGCACCATCGAGGTCGCCGAGTTCCTGGCCATGCCGGGCATGTGA
- a CDS encoding type II toxin-antitoxin system VapC family toxin, producing the protein MVDASVALAWVIPDERTAATDGLLMTARSDGIVVPTMWTYEVANALTLSLRRGRLGRDSLDDAFAVLGALPTVAIPDPGVERLARLAVQTGLTAYDAGYIWVAEREALPLATFDGRIRDAASARGITVLL; encoded by the coding sequence GTGGTGGATGCCAGCGTTGCCCTGGCTTGGGTCATCCCCGATGAACGGACCGCGGCGACCGACGGACTCCTCATGACCGCGCGATCCGACGGAATCGTCGTACCGACGATGTGGACCTACGAGGTGGCCAACGCGCTCACTCTCAGTCTGCGACGCGGCCGTCTTGGGCGAGACAGCCTCGACGATGCCTTCGCCGTGCTCGGAGCCCTTCCCACCGTGGCGATCCCTGATCCCGGGGTCGAGCGGTTGGCACGGCTTGCCGTCCAGACAGGCCTGACCGCCTACGACGCTGGCTACATCTGGGTCGCTGAGCGTGAAGCGCTCCCCCTGGCAACGTTTGACGGCCGTATCAGGGACGCCGCATCCGCGCGCGGCATCACCGTCCTGCTCTGA
- a CDS encoding TfoX/Sxy family protein, which produces MPKASEASKQAFRDLLEPFAAASPSVEVKPMFGQLGAFVNGNMFAGLFGDTTGVKLDADGLSALEAVGGNPFGPEVRPMGGYLTIPANAAAEPWIERALAYVGALPPKTPKKK; this is translated from the coding sequence ATGCCCAAAGCCTCTGAGGCTTCGAAGCAGGCATTCCGGGATCTGCTCGAGCCGTTCGCCGCGGCGTCCCCCAGCGTCGAGGTGAAGCCAATGTTCGGCCAGCTGGGCGCCTTCGTGAACGGCAACATGTTCGCCGGCCTGTTCGGCGACACCACCGGCGTGAAACTTGACGCCGATGGGCTCAGCGCTCTCGAAGCGGTCGGCGGAAACCCCTTCGGACCGGAGGTCCGACCGATGGGGGGCTACCTCACCATCCCCGCGAACGCTGCTGCCGAGCCGTGGATCGAGCGCGCGCTGGCGTACGTCGGCGCCCTCCCTCCCAAGACCCCCAAGAAGAAGTGA
- a CDS encoding S53 family peptidase encodes MAATPSQAAPGPHQLPGSSPGWLAHAHRVGTPAANAAVNARVYLAPNGGFSALQSFAQSVSTPGSANYGRYLTPAQYHAQFDASPATIAAVKQWLTSAGFKVTGTEAQARYVEISGTVAAAQQAFGASIGTFTHDDITVQAPTGPLSVPGGLASAVLSISGVDTTPEVNAPATTKPSPPPAGFRNGKPCSAAYGDSSSATGPDGTALPKYNGTTLPFAVCGYTGKQLRTAYEAGVHGLTGRGVTVAIVDAYASPTILADANQYAISTGDKAFRRGQFSQNLPASYTHVGSGKHGCTANGWYGEETLDVEAAHAMAPDANVRYYGGKSCSDPDLLAALARVNDEGIATIVSNSWGGVGDVVKPSLFQAYEATFLQAAAEGISYTFSSGDSGDESTNLGTPQTDYPASDPYVTAVGGTSTQITSAGITGETGWQTSKYSLVNGAWSLVAPFQYGGGGGYSSNIPEPAYQTAAGIVSPNGGRAVPDISMDADPTTGMLVGQTQAFPDGGYYDTYRIGGTSLASPLFAGMTALKIQSSGHGLGLLNNLIYTDHSGFTDVTGAGMDAGNIRVDYANGLDPSGGYLYSIRTFNGATTSLKVGAGWDSETGWGSPRSGWVQ; translated from the coding sequence ATGGCCGCCACACCCAGCCAGGCCGCTCCCGGTCCACACCAGCTCCCCGGCTCCTCGCCGGGCTGGTTGGCCCATGCCCACCGGGTTGGCACCCCCGCCGCCAACGCTGCTGTGAACGCCCGGGTCTACCTCGCGCCGAACGGCGGCTTCTCGGCGCTCCAGTCCTTCGCCCAGTCGGTCTCCACACCGGGATCGGCGAACTACGGGCGGTATCTGACGCCGGCGCAGTACCACGCGCAGTTCGACGCGTCGCCCGCCACGATCGCTGCGGTCAAGCAGTGGCTGACGAGCGCCGGGTTCAAGGTCACCGGGACTGAGGCCCAAGCTCGCTACGTCGAGATCTCCGGCACCGTCGCCGCCGCGCAGCAGGCCTTCGGCGCCAGCATCGGGACCTTCACCCACGACGACATCACCGTCCAGGCCCCGACCGGCCCCCTCAGTGTTCCCGGCGGGCTCGCGTCCGCGGTGCTCTCCATCAGCGGAGTCGACACCACGCCCGAGGTGAACGCTCCGGCAACCACGAAGCCGTCACCTCCTCCGGCCGGCTTCCGCAACGGGAAGCCGTGCTCGGCGGCGTACGGCGACAGTTCGTCGGCGACTGGCCCCGACGGCACCGCCCTCCCGAAGTACAACGGCACCACACTTCCGTTCGCGGTCTGTGGTTACACCGGGAAGCAGTTGCGTACGGCGTACGAGGCCGGTGTCCACGGGCTCACCGGCCGAGGTGTCACAGTCGCGATCGTGGACGCGTACGCCTCCCCGACGATCCTCGCTGATGCGAATCAATATGCGATCTCGACGGGCGACAAGGCGTTCAGGCGAGGTCAGTTCAGCCAGAACCTGCCAGCCAGCTACACCCACGTGGGCAGCGGCAAGCACGGGTGCACCGCGAACGGTTGGTACGGAGAGGAAACCCTCGACGTCGAGGCGGCACACGCGATGGCACCTGATGCGAACGTCCGCTACTACGGAGGCAAGAGTTGCAGTGACCCCGACCTGTTGGCCGCCCTCGCGCGGGTCAACGACGAGGGCATCGCGACGATCGTCTCGAACTCGTGGGGCGGCGTCGGTGACGTCGTGAAGCCGAGCCTGTTCCAGGCGTACGAGGCGACGTTCCTCCAAGCCGCCGCCGAAGGCATCAGTTACACGTTCTCCTCCGGCGACAGCGGCGACGAGTCCACCAACCTCGGTACGCCGCAGACCGACTATCCGGCGTCCGACCCGTACGTCACCGCTGTCGGTGGCACCTCGACCCAGATCACCTCGGCGGGCATCACCGGTGAGACCGGTTGGCAGACATCGAAGTACTCACTCGTGAACGGGGCGTGGAGCCTGGTCGCGCCGTTCCAGTACGGCGGTGGCGGCGGCTACTCGTCCAACATCCCTGAGCCGGCCTATCAGACGGCCGCCGGCATCGTGAGCCCGAACGGCGGCCGCGCTGTCCCGGACATCTCGATGGATGCCGACCCGACGACGGGCATGCTCGTCGGTCAGACGCAGGCGTTCCCGGACGGGGGCTACTACGACACCTACCGGATCGGTGGCACCAGCTTGGCGTCGCCGTTGTTTGCCGGCATGACGGCTCTGAAGATTCAGTCGTCCGGACACGGGCTCGGTCTGCTCAACAACCTGATCTACACCGATCACTCCGGCTTCACCGACGTGACCGGTGCTGGAATGGACGCGGGCAACATCCGGGTCGACTACGCGAACGGGCTGGATCCGTCGGGTGGCTACCTCTACTCGATCCGCACCTTCAACGGCGCCACGACCTCACTCAAGGTCGGGGCCGGTTGGGACTCCGAGACGGGCTGGGGTAGTCCCCGCTCGGGTTGGGTCCAATAA
- a CDS encoding TrmH family RNA methyltransferase, translating to MPYGQAEVGLGPWEGDWPTGPEYDPELLSNGDRRNVVDRYRYWTMEAIVADLDSRRHTFHVAIENWQHDFNIGTIVRTANAFLAAEVHIVGNKRWNRRGAMVTDRYQHLKHHDTVPELAAYLHEQGVQLLGIDNLPGSLHLESMEIPEKVCFLFGQEGPGLSEQAREACDGTFSIAQFGSTRSINASAAAAIAMHSWIRTYADLSSTDAWRG from the coding sequence ATGCCCTACGGGCAGGCCGAGGTCGGACTCGGCCCGTGGGAGGGCGACTGGCCGACCGGCCCCGAGTACGACCCTGAGCTGCTGAGCAACGGCGACCGCCGCAACGTCGTCGACCGTTATCGCTACTGGACGATGGAGGCGATCGTCGCCGACCTCGACAGTCGCCGGCACACGTTCCACGTGGCGATCGAGAACTGGCAGCACGACTTCAACATCGGCACCATCGTCCGGACCGCGAACGCATTTCTTGCGGCCGAGGTGCACATCGTCGGCAACAAACGCTGGAACCGCCGCGGGGCGATGGTGACCGACCGCTACCAGCACCTCAAGCACCATGACACCGTCCCCGAACTCGCGGCGTACCTCCACGAGCAGGGGGTCCAGTTGCTCGGCATCGACAACCTGCCCGGCAGCCTGCACCTGGAGTCGATGGAGATCCCCGAGAAGGTCTGCTTCCTCTTCGGTCAGGAGGGTCCCGGCCTGTCGGAGCAGGCGCGGGAGGCGTGTGACGGCACGTTCTCGATCGCGCAGTTCGGATCCACCCGGTCGATCAACGCGTCGGCTGCGGCAGCGATCGCGATGCACAGCTGGATCAGGACGTACGCCGACCTCTCGTCCACGGACGCCTGGCGCGGGTAG